The following are from one region of the Nicotiana tomentosiformis chromosome 7, ASM39032v3, whole genome shotgun sequence genome:
- the LOC138896147 gene encoding uncharacterized protein — protein sequence MPVDAAPLTLTQFSEIFFREFVHQTLRNAWRIEFELLHQGTMIVLQYIIRFSELSLHAPILVSTVRERVHRFIEGLSYGLRFSMARELETGTPFQQVVEIVRRLEHIWGEEREDKEAKKCRGSGGFNGFYSSALTHHGGGSVSPMRISDYSWCSS from the coding sequence ATGCCAGTTGATGCAGCACCACTCACTttgactcagttttcagagatatttttTAGGGAGTTTGTTCACCAGACCCTCCGaaatgcgtggcgcatagagtTCGAGCTGCTGCATCAAGGCACTATGATAGTGTTGCAGTACATCATCAGATTCAGCGAGTTGTCCCTACATGCACCTATTTTGGTTTCTACCGTTAGAGAACGGGTCCAtagattcatcgaggggctcagctatggtcttagattcagcatggctcgggagttggagactggtactccatttcagcaggttgtggagattgtTAGGAGGTTAGAGCATATTTggggtgaggagagggaggataaggaggCCAAGAAGTgtcgaggttctggaggattcaatggattctactcttcagctCTGACCCATCATGGGGGAGGCTCAGTCAGTCCAATGCGTATTTcagactactcgtggtgctcTAGCTAG